GCAAACAGCAACGGCGGGAAAGATAACATAGGGGTTGTCATGGCGGAGCCGCTGGCGGACGAGGTGAGCAGTACATGGTAAAAGACGGGATTTTTCTTGGAAAGAGATATGAGGTATTAAGTAAGATCGGCGCAGGCGGTATGGCGGACGTCTACAAAGGAAAGGACACCAAGCTGAACCGTTTTGTGGCCATTAAGGTCCTGAAGAAGGAGTACCGGGAGGACGCGGATTTTGTGCGCAAATTCCAGTCCGAGGCCCAGGCGGCTGCCGGGCTTATGAACCCCAATATTGTAAATGTATACGACGTAGGAGAAGACAGGGGCCTTTACTACATGGTCATGGAGCTGGTAGAGGGCATCACCCTGAAGGATTATATTGAGCGGAAGGGAAGGCTGTCCCACAAAGAGGTGATCAGCATTGCCATTCAGATGTGCACCGGCATCGGCGCGGCCCATGCGGCAGGCATCATCCACCGGGACATCAAGCCCCAGAATGTGATCATTTCCAGGGACGGGAAGGTGAAGGTGACGGATTTTGGCATCGCCAAGTCAGTGACTTCCAACACCATCAGTTCCAATGCCATGGGCTCTGTCCACTACACCTCTCCGGAACAGGCAAGAGGCGGGTTCAGTGACGCCAAGAGCGATATCTATTCCATTGGAATTACCCTTTTTGAGATGGCCACCGGACAGGTTCCCTTTGACGGGGATTCTACTGTGTCTGTGGCGATCAAGCATCTGCAGGAGGAGATCACGCCTCCGTCGGAGCTGGTTCCGGACATTCCTTACAGTCTGGAGCAGATCATCCTGAAATGTACGCAGAAAAACGCAGAGAGAAGATATAAGAGCACCGAGGAGCTGATCCGGGACCTGAAGCGTTCCCTGGTGGATCCGGAGGGAGATTTCGTAGTGATCCCGCCCCTTCGCAACGCGGATACGGTCATCATCACCGATGAGGAGCTGGATGATATCCGCAGCAATTATGACGAGGAAGAGGACGGGTACGAAGACGACGAGTACCAGGACGATGAGTATGGAGACGACGACTACGATACAGAGGACGAATACGGCGACGAGTATGAGGACGACGAGGACGATTACCGGGGACGGCGCAGAGGCCGCAAGGGTTCAGAGGAAGTCAATCCCCGGATGAACAAAGTCATGAAGGTCCTGATGATCGTAGTGGCGGTGATCATTGTATTTATCATTATCTTCGCCATCGGCCGGGCGGCCGGGATCTTCAAGACCTGGGGACCGGGACTTGTGACGGAAGAGTCTGAGAGCAAAGTGAAAGTTCCCTCGGTTGTAGGCATGACAGAGGAAGAGGCCAAGGAAGCCCTGAATGAGAAGGGACTTGGCATCAAGGTAAGCTATGCGGAGTCCGATAAATATGAGAAAGGCTTAGTCTGTGAGCAGAACCCGGAGGAAGGCGAGCGGGTGGATAAGAACACCCGGGTAGAAGTGGTGGTGAGCACCAAGCTGGTAGGCGAGGAGATCACGGTGCCGGATGTGTCGGGCAGAGACGAGTCAGAGGCTCAGAAGATGCTGGAGGATGAAGGCCTGAAGGTGGGAACTTCCGAATTTGTCTTCAGCGACGAGTACGATGAGGGTCAGGTGATCGGAACGACCCCGGCAGCCGGCTCCAAAGTAGGAAAAGACACAGAAGTGATCATGCAGGTAAGCAAGGGTACCGAGAAAAAGACTGTGCCCAACGTAGTGGGCGAGAAGGATGGATCTGCCCAGAGCGCCATCAAGAGCGCCGGACTGA
This window of the Massilistercora timonensis genome carries:
- the pknB gene encoding Stk1 family PASTA domain-containing Ser/Thr kinase: MVKDGIFLGKRYEVLSKIGAGGMADVYKGKDTKLNRFVAIKVLKKEYREDADFVRKFQSEAQAAAGLMNPNIVNVYDVGEDRGLYYMVMELVEGITLKDYIERKGRLSHKEVISIAIQMCTGIGAAHAAGIIHRDIKPQNVIISRDGKVKVTDFGIAKSVTSNTISSNAMGSVHYTSPEQARGGFSDAKSDIYSIGITLFEMATGQVPFDGDSTVSVAIKHLQEEITPPSELVPDIPYSLEQIILKCTQKNAERRYKSTEELIRDLKRSLVDPEGDFVVIPPLRNADTVIITDEELDDIRSNYDEEEDGYEDDEYQDDEYGDDDYDTEDEYGDEYEDDEDDYRGRRRGRKGSEEVNPRMNKVMKVLMIVVAVIIVFIIIFAIGRAAGIFKTWGPGLVTEESESKVKVPSVVGMTEEEAKEALNEKGLGIKVSYAESDKYEKGLVCEQNPEEGERVDKNTRVEVVVSTKLVGEEITVPDVSGRDESEAQKMLEDEGLKVGTSEFVFSDEYDEGQVIGTTPAAGSKVGKDTEVIMQVSKGTEKKTVPNVVGEKDGSAQSAIKSAGLKVGKVTYQYDDDTSKDLVISQSVKGGEKVKPNTAIDLVVSNGPKPEEKISVQNFVGQSESALSRWATSNGLNIRCEGEEYSNNYEYGAIISQSPSSGKVSKGSTITYKVSAGVQAAGGGGEENEDTEGEEE